The Mumia flava sequence CTGCGCGAGCGCGGGACGGTCGTAGTCGATCTCGACCCCGGCGCTCTCGAGGATCTCGCGGGTGCGCTCGAGCGCGGCGCGCGCGCAGCCGATCGCCATCGCGGCCACCAGCGGACGGGTGTTGTCGAACGTCTGCATGACGCCGGCGAAGCCCTTGTCGACGTTCACCTCGGGGTCACCGAGCAGGTTCTCGGCCGGCACCCGGCAGTCGTCCAGCACGATCGTGGCGGTGTCGGACGCCTTGATCCCGAGCTTGTGCTCGAGCCGCTCGACCCGGATGCCGGGCAGGGACTTCGGGACCACGAACGACTTGATCGCCGCCCGGCCGAGGTTCTTGTCCAGCGTCGCCCACACGACGACCGCGTCGGATCGCTCGCCGGAGGTGACGAAGATCTTCTCGCCGTTGAGGACGTACTCGTCGCCGTCCTTCACCGCCGTCGTCGTGATCGCGGCCGAGTCCGAGCCGCAGTCCGGCTCGGTGATCGCCATCGACGCCCACATGCCGTCGAAGCGGGCGAGCTGCTCGTCGGTGGCGACCGAGGCGATCGCGGAGTTGCCGAGCCCCTGGCGAGGCATCGACAACGTGAGGCCGACGTCCCCCCAGCAGGTCTCGGCGACCGACAGGACCGAGGCCATGTTGGAGCCGTTGCGGACGCCGCCGTCGCCGTCGTCGCTGCGCCGCACGCCGGTCGCGCCGGCGCCCTGCCCCTCTCCCGAGTCGGCGAGGCCGTCGATCAGCGAGGCGAGGAGGTCCAGCTCCTTGGGGTAGGCGTGCTCGGCGAGGTCGTACTTGCGGGAGTTCGCACGGAGGAACTCGGTGGCCACGCGGTTCGCCTGCTCGACGAAGGCGCGGAACTTCTTGGGTGTCTCGAGGTTGATCATCGTCTGCTTCCTTCCGGGCCCCTCAGACGAGGAGGCCACCCTCCATCACGCCGACCGACCGCAGGTCGCGGTACCACCGCTCCACCGGGTGCTCCTTGGTGAACCCGTGGCCGCCGAGCAGCTGGACCCCGTCGGTCCCGGCCTTCATGCCGTACCGAGCGACGAGCTGGCGAGCGATCGCGGCCTCGCGCGCGAAGTCCTTGCCGAGATCGGCGCGCGAGGCCGCACGCAGGGTCGCGAGCCGCGCGCCCTCGAGCTCGATCGCGATGTCGGCCACCATGAACGCGACGGACTGCCGGTGCGCCACCGGCTCGCCGAACGCCTTGCGGTCCTTCACGTACGGCGTGACGTAGTCCAGCACGGCCTGCTGGGCGCCGAGGGCCAGGGCGCTCCAGCCCAGGCGCGAGAACCGCACCGCGTCCGCGTAGCCCTCGATGCTGTCGGCCAGCATCGCGGTGTCGGGCAGCATGACGTCCTCGAGCACCAGGCGCGAGAGCCCGGCGGCGCGCAGACCCATCGACGGGTCGGTCTCGATCGCGATCCGCGGCGTGCTGGACTCGATCACGAACAGCGCGGGCCGGCCGCTCTCCAGTGCGGCCGCGACCACGAACAGCTCCGCCGACGCGCCGCGGATCACGCCCGACTTCACGCCGTTGAGGACGTACCCGCCAGGCGTACGGCGCGCGGTGGTCTTGAGGCGGAACGGGTCGAACAGCGCACGCGGCTCGGCGATCGC is a genomic window containing:
- a CDS encoding acyl-CoA dehydrogenase family protein — encoded protein: MINLETPKKFRAFVEQANRVATEFLRANSRKYDLAEHAYPKELDLLASLIDGLADSGEGQGAGATGVRRSDDGDGGVRNGSNMASVLSVAETCWGDVGLTLSMPRQGLGNSAIASVATDEQLARFDGMWASMAITEPDCGSDSAAITTTAVKDGDEYVLNGEKIFVTSGERSDAVVVWATLDKNLGRAAIKSFVVPKSLPGIRVERLEHKLGIKASDTATIVLDDCRVPAENLLGDPEVNVDKGFAGVMQTFDNTRPLVAAMAIGCARAALERTREILESAGVEIDYDRPALAQSAAAATYLQLESDWEAARLLTLSAAWMADNRQPNSLEASMAKAKAGRTCNDVTLRCVELAGTLGYGEDELLEKWARDSKILDIFEGTQQIQQLIVARRVLGLTSAELR
- a CDS encoding acyl-CoA dehydrogenase family protein; the encoded protein is MAAHSRRDPMSRGLAVLNRIAGLPVLDRFNLRGPSERIVYHGTRTGFRTAAAVSRTFTKAQGRGAPTRPAAVSSAGVFDLTPTEDQRMMVDLVGEFAAEVVRPAVEKAEESLDTPTDIMAAASELGLALMGLPEDLGGLNAERSATTGVLVAEALGRGDMGIGAALLAPGAVATAIGLWGSADQQATYLPAFTGSDVPAAALAIAEPRALFDPFRLKTTARRTPGGYVLNGVKSGVIRGASAELFVVAAALESGRPALFVIESSTPRIAIETDPSMGLRAAGLSRLVLEDVMLPDTAMLADSIEGYADAVRFSRLGWSALALGAQQAVLDYVTPYVKDRKAFGEPVAHRQSVAFMVADIAIELEGARLATLRAASRADLGKDFAREAAIARQLVARYGMKAGTDGVQLLGGHGFTKEHPVERWYRDLRSVGVMEGGLLV